The Pseudomonas berkeleyensis genome includes a region encoding these proteins:
- a CDS encoding AsmA family protein, producing MKALGKILGLFFLGLLLIIVALLFALTHLFDPNDYKDEIRQIARDKANLELQLNGDIGWSLFPWLGLELTDATLASADTPDKPFADLRLLGLSVRVMPLLRKEVQMSDIRVDGLNLNLQRDDKGHGNWEGIGRPAQASTTEPTPTEQPPAGDTPPGQPSDKPAGQPLKLDIDSLTLSNSRIDYSDAQKGQQFTVENIELKTGAIREGASIPVKLSAFFGTNQPVLRARSEVEGQLRFDRALKRYQFEDLKLTGEASGEPLKGKTLNFSAQGQLLVDQAANIAEWNGLKLSANQLRALGELKARELDKDAKLSGGLSIASLNLREFLEGVGVELPAMQDASSLSQFELVSRLNGSSKGMMFEELNLKLDGSTFTGSLGVSDIARQALRADLKGDKLDLDRYLPPKSKKGAAAARQAQVKESIANAGSSGTTALPNAPTQHAWSDEKVLPVDQLRKLDLQLALSLAQLTIDKQQLSDFSLKANGRGGLITLEEARGKLQGGSFVSNGRIDVRQAEPMLSLEQRLSRLPVEPLLKKEDQPSPIRGLADLDAKFNTRGNSQKAWIEALNGNASFVLNDGVLVDANLEQQLCRGIATLNRKSLSNPPSGKDTPFRELKGSLSIRDGVAHNPDLKAQVPGLAVSGNGDLDLRVLGLDYKVGITIEGDKREMPDPACQVNERYVGIEWPLRCRGPLELGAKACRLDQDGLGKIAARLAGNKLTEKLEEKLGDKVSPDLKDALKGLFNR from the coding sequence ATGAAAGCGTTAGGCAAGATTCTCGGCCTTTTCTTTCTCGGCCTGCTGCTGATCATCGTGGCGTTGCTGTTCGCCCTGACGCATCTGTTCGACCCCAACGACTACAAGGACGAGATTCGTCAGATCGCCCGCGACAAGGCCAACCTCGAACTGCAACTCAATGGCGACATTGGCTGGAGCCTGTTTCCCTGGCTGGGCCTGGAGCTGACCGACGCCACCCTGGCCAGTGCCGACACGCCGGACAAACCCTTCGCCGATCTGCGCCTGCTCGGCCTCTCGGTGCGGGTCATGCCGCTGCTGCGCAAGGAAGTGCAGATGAGCGACATCCGCGTAGACGGCCTCAACCTCAACCTGCAGCGTGATGACAAGGGTCATGGCAACTGGGAAGGCATTGGCCGCCCGGCGCAAGCAAGCACAACCGAACCGACGCCAACCGAGCAGCCTCCTGCCGGCGATACCCCACCTGGCCAGCCAAGCGACAAACCCGCAGGCCAGCCGCTCAAACTGGATATCGATAGCCTGACCCTGAGCAACTCGCGCATCGACTACAGCGACGCGCAGAAGGGCCAGCAATTCACCGTCGAGAACATCGAGCTGAAAACCGGCGCCATCCGCGAAGGCGCCAGCATCCCGGTCAAGCTCAGCGCCTTCTTCGGCACCAACCAGCCAGTGCTGCGCGCGCGCAGCGAGGTGGAAGGCCAGCTGCGTTTCGACCGCGCACTCAAGCGCTACCAGTTCGAAGACCTCAAGCTGACCGGCGAAGCCTCCGGCGAGCCGCTCAAGGGCAAGACCCTGAACTTCTCCGCCCAAGGCCAGTTGCTGGTCGACCAGGCCGCCAACATCGCCGAGTGGAACGGCCTGAAACTGTCGGCCAACCAGTTGCGCGCCCTCGGCGAACTGAAAGCCCGCGAACTGGACAAGGACGCCAAGCTCTCTGGCGGCCTCTCCATCGCCAGCCTCAACCTGCGCGAATTCCTCGAAGGCGTCGGCGTAGAGCTGCCAGCCATGCAGGATGCCAGCAGCCTCAGCCAGTTCGAGCTGGTCAGCCGCCTGAACGGCTCGAGCAAAGGCATGATGTTCGAGGAGCTCAACCTCAAGCTCGATGGCAGCACCTTCACCGGCAGCCTTGGCGTATCCGACATTGCTCGCCAGGCACTGCGGGCCGACCTCAAGGGCGACAAGCTCGACCTTGATCGCTATCTACCGCCCAAGAGCAAGAAAGGCGCAGCGGCCGCGCGCCAGGCCCAGGTCAAGGAAAGCATCGCCAACGCCGGCTCCAGCGGCACCACTGCGCTGCCGAACGCGCCCACCCAGCACGCCTGGAGTGACGAGAAGGTGCTACCGGTAGATCAGTTGCGCAAACTCGACCTGCAATTGGCACTGAGCCTCGCTCAGCTGACCATCGACAAACAGCAGCTGAGCGACTTCAGCCTCAAGGCCAACGGTCGTGGCGGACTGATCACTCTCGAAGAGGCCCGCGGCAAGCTGCAGGGCGGTAGTTTCGTCAGCAACGGGCGCATCGACGTGCGCCAGGCAGAGCCCATGCTCAGCCTCGAACAGCGCCTGAGCCGACTGCCAGTGGAACCGCTGCTGAAGAAGGAAGATCAGCCCTCACCGATCCGCGGCCTGGCCGACCTGGACGCCAAGTTCAATACCCGCGGCAACAGCCAGAAGGCGTGGATCGAAGCGCTCAACGGCAACGCCAGCTTCGTGCTGAACGACGGTGTACTGGTTGACGCCAACCTCGAACAACAACTGTGCCGCGGCATCGCCACCCTCAATCGCAAATCGCTGAGCAATCCGCCCAGTGGCAAGGACACGCCATTTCGCGAGCTCAAGGGCAGCCTGAGCATCCGTGACGGCGTTGCCCACAACCCAGATCTGAAGGCACAAGTACCGGGCCTGGCGGTCAGCGGTAATGGCGACCTCGACCTGCGCGTGCTCGGCCTCGACTACAAGGTCGGCATCACCATCGAAGGCGACAAGCGTGAAATGCCGGATCCGGCCTGCCAGGTCAACGAGCGCTATGTCGGCATCGAGTGGCCGCTGCGCTGCCGTGGCCCACTGGAGCTGGGCGCCAAGGCCTGCCGCCTGGATCAGGACGGTCTGGGCAAGATCGCCGCACGCCTGGCCGGCAACAAGTTGACCGAGAAGCTCGAAGAGAAGCTCGGCGACAAGGTCAGCCCCGATCTGAAAGACGCACTCAAGGGCCTGTTCAACCGATGA
- the mutY gene encoding A/G-specific adenine glycosylase, which yields MSPEQFNSAVLAWYDQHGRKDLPWQQNITPYRVWVSEIMLQQTQVSTVLGYFDRFMAALPTVKDLADAPEDEVLHLWTGLGYYTRARNLQKTAQIVMREHGGEFPRSVDALSELPGIGRSTAGAIASLSMGVRAPILDGNVKRVLARYVAQEGYPGEPKVAKQLWDVAERFTPHERVGHYTQAMMDLGATLCTRSKPTCLLCPVRSGCQAHLLGLEIRYPVAKPRKALPQKRTLMPILANEAGDILLYRRPASGLWGGLWSLPELDDLEQLDDLAQQQQLSLGERRELEGLTHTFSHFQLAIEPWLINVAERPGRVAEADWLWYNLATPPRLGLAAPVKKLLKRAAQAITAGEPT from the coding sequence ATGAGTCCCGAGCAATTCAACAGCGCCGTGCTGGCCTGGTACGACCAGCACGGCCGCAAGGATCTGCCCTGGCAGCAGAACATCACGCCCTACCGCGTGTGGGTCTCGGAGATCATGCTGCAGCAGACCCAGGTCAGCACCGTGCTCGGCTATTTCGATCGGTTCATGGCCGCGTTGCCGACCGTGAAGGATCTGGCCGACGCGCCAGAGGACGAAGTGCTGCACCTGTGGACGGGCCTGGGCTACTACACCCGCGCGCGCAACCTGCAGAAAACGGCGCAGATCGTCATGCGCGAGCATGGCGGCGAATTTCCCCGCAGCGTCGACGCGCTCAGCGAGCTGCCCGGTATCGGTCGCTCCACAGCCGGCGCCATCGCCAGCCTGAGCATGGGTGTGCGGGCGCCGATCCTCGACGGTAACGTAAAACGCGTACTGGCGCGCTATGTGGCGCAAGAGGGCTACCCCGGCGAACCCAAGGTCGCCAAGCAGCTCTGGGACGTCGCCGAACGCTTCACCCCGCACGAACGGGTCGGCCACTACACCCAGGCGATGATGGATCTCGGCGCCACACTCTGCACCCGCAGCAAACCTACTTGCCTGCTGTGCCCGGTGCGCAGCGGTTGCCAGGCGCACCTGCTCGGTCTGGAAATCCGCTATCCGGTGGCGAAACCGCGCAAGGCACTGCCACAGAAGCGCACCTTGATGCCGATCCTGGCCAATGAGGCGGGCGACATCCTGCTCTATCGCCGGCCCGCCAGCGGACTGTGGGGCGGACTGTGGAGCCTGCCGGAGCTGGATGACCTCGAGCAACTCGACGACCTCGCCCAACAGCAACAGCTGTCACTGGGCGAGCGCCGTGAACTGGAAGGACTGACCCACACATTCAGCCACTTCCAACTGGCCATCGAACCCTGGCTGATCAACGTGGCCGAGCGACCAGGTCGCGTGGCCGAGGCCGACTGGCTCTGGTATAACCTCGCCACCCCGCCGCGCCTGGGCCTCGCCGCCCCAGTGAAGAAGCTGCTCAAACGCGCGGCACAAGCCATTACCGCTGGAGAACCAACATGA
- a CDS encoding oxidative damage protection protein — MTRTVLCRKHKQELPGLDRPPYPGPKGEDIFNNVSKQAWDEWQKHQTMLINERRLNMMNAEDRKFLQAEMDKFLSGEEYAQAEGYVPPSE, encoded by the coding sequence ATGACCCGCACCGTGCTGTGCCGCAAGCACAAACAGGAACTGCCCGGCCTGGATCGCCCGCCCTATCCCGGCCCGAAAGGCGAAGACATCTTCAACAATGTCTCCAAGCAAGCCTGGGACGAGTGGCAGAAGCATCAGACCATGCTGATCAACGAGCGCCGTCTGAACATGATGAACGCCGAAGATCGCAAGTTTCTGCAGGCCGAGATGGACAAGTTCCTCTCCGGCGAGGAATACGCTCAGGCCGAAGGCTACGTACCACCGAGCGAGTAA
- a CDS encoding DUF6538 domain-containing protein, with the protein MPQPFQCPKTGTYYYRKTIPEPLRPVMGRGREWKVSLGTKSLADARPLFAAESARCEAALALARASLKGESKLQPSDGPKLADRWAAAELAAWERDSDRIRQFLDRSGGEVVMPLERQDTREPWGGPDLQRLLAAAIQQTLTEAGHPVPPESSPAYLVLRNEFFVTWHSLCWTALQRHNGDWRSAPSLPAASLPLSQEAAPQGRIGKGLLLSQVAAKWAESKQQDSAGLGDLSKTIAEYTDCMQRLIFVVGDIPASQVSKSTIHHFRVTLGQLPKGRWKPGLTLEALRAQAEQGAATMELATIRKKLAALATIFKFACERLEAMEEEPVAASGVLRDLRNAINKAALHKEAPDKGYSRAELTTIFSSPLFKSAWSPKRADYGQALYWLPLLMAYTGARREEVAQLLVSDVEQDAESGVWCIAIRPGDGKSLKTVSSRRRVPLHDDLLDLGFLDYRASVPASGRLFPKLKPHKDGLGHAIGKTWDNYLQDEVKLQSAAKPAHGFRHAFKTLCREVGIPKEVHDWLTGHAASNVGDSYGNAPISRMSEELKKFPSIARLAGLLQ; encoded by the coding sequence ATGCCGCAGCCGTTTCAGTGCCCGAAGACCGGGACTTACTACTACCGCAAGACCATCCCTGAGCCTCTTCGCCCCGTCATGGGTCGCGGACGTGAGTGGAAGGTCTCCCTGGGAACCAAGTCCCTAGCTGACGCCCGCCCATTGTTCGCCGCAGAGTCCGCGCGGTGCGAAGCCGCCCTCGCCTTGGCACGCGCCTCCCTGAAAGGTGAATCCAAGCTACAGCCTTCAGACGGCCCCAAGCTGGCCGACCGCTGGGCCGCTGCCGAGCTGGCTGCATGGGAACGTGATAGCGACCGTATCCGCCAGTTCCTAGATCGCTCAGGCGGCGAAGTCGTGATGCCATTGGAGCGACAGGACACGAGAGAGCCCTGGGGCGGGCCTGACCTTCAGCGCCTCTTAGCTGCGGCCATACAGCAGACCCTGACCGAAGCGGGGCACCCCGTCCCCCCTGAATCATCCCCAGCGTACCTCGTGCTGCGTAACGAGTTCTTCGTGACCTGGCACAGCCTGTGTTGGACGGCCCTACAGCGTCATAACGGCGACTGGCGCTCCGCCCCTTCCCTACCCGCTGCCTCGCTTCCTCTTTCGCAGGAAGCAGCACCGCAGGGCCGTATCGGTAAGGGGCTCCTCCTATCTCAAGTCGCGGCCAAGTGGGCGGAGTCGAAACAGCAGGACAGCGCCGGCCTGGGCGACCTCTCGAAGACCATCGCCGAGTACACGGACTGCATGCAGCGGCTTATCTTCGTTGTCGGTGACATTCCGGCGTCGCAGGTATCCAAGTCCACCATCCACCACTTCCGCGTCACGCTGGGTCAGCTCCCCAAAGGCCGCTGGAAGCCTGGCCTGACATTGGAGGCTTTGCGCGCTCAAGCTGAGCAAGGCGCCGCCACCATGGAGCTGGCGACCATCCGCAAGAAGCTGGCAGCCCTGGCAACGATATTTAAATTCGCCTGTGAGCGCCTGGAGGCCATGGAGGAGGAGCCGGTAGCCGCCTCTGGAGTGCTGCGCGACCTTCGCAACGCAATCAACAAGGCCGCCCTCCACAAGGAAGCTCCTGATAAGGGATACAGCCGAGCGGAGCTGACCACCATATTCTCCAGCCCTTTGTTCAAGTCAGCATGGTCGCCCAAGCGCGCCGACTACGGTCAAGCCCTCTACTGGCTCCCGCTTCTCATGGCTTACACTGGCGCACGCCGTGAGGAGGTCGCACAGCTACTGGTGTCCGATGTAGAACAGGACGCGGAGTCCGGTGTGTGGTGCATCGCCATTCGTCCAGGGGACGGGAAGTCGCTGAAGACCGTCAGTAGCCGCCGCAGGGTGCCGCTGCACGATGACCTCCTTGACCTTGGCTTCCTCGACTACAGGGCCAGCGTCCCCGCCAGCGGTCGTCTGTTCCCGAAGTTGAAACCGCACAAAGACGGTCTCGGTCATGCGATAGGCAAGACCTGGGACAACTACCTGCAGGATGAAGTGAAGCTCCAGAGCGCCGCCAAGCCGGCCCATGGGTTCCGCCATGCCTTCAAGACGCTCTGTCGTGAAGTGGGCATCCCAAAGGAGGTTCATGACTGGCTGACCGGCCACGCAGCGTCGAACGTGGGGGACAGCTACGGCAACGCCCCGATTAGCCGCATGTCAGAGGAGCTGAAGAAGTTCCCGAGCATCGCCCGCCTGGCAGGCCTTCTCCAGTAG
- a CDS encoding ParB N-terminal domain-containing protein, with product MRRQRREAEQRVDHIARLQQSIAANGLEKPLEVVAMSDHEAAHTGKRFWLVGGHHRLEATKLLGHQEVAITLLEGQGLQAARQHSYRQNAELFRQLEDDQRIDNAWRAINDPSFSTFRDMTNKELADTFNINSRTVDRLRELRRRWAAREQDIDYETERSKAKEDGQRGIRAFNQALDDYCSQNAMGLFSHDYGSLKRELGRGTTEAVMEERQLIARTVPAIVQDLNSFGLERIESMRAVLRDVDAILAKAKTYYEACELADARFLDSSSSNLERYIRSQEVEPMLHNVLAPIDEEPDF from the coding sequence ATGCGGCGCCAGCGTCGTGAAGCTGAGCAGCGGGTCGACCACATCGCCAGGCTGCAGCAGAGCATTGCCGCCAACGGCCTGGAGAAGCCCCTGGAGGTGGTCGCCATGTCTGACCATGAGGCAGCCCACACCGGGAAGCGCTTCTGGCTGGTCGGCGGCCACCACCGCCTGGAGGCCACCAAGCTCCTGGGGCATCAGGAGGTCGCTATCACGCTCCTGGAGGGCCAAGGGCTGCAAGCCGCCAGGCAGCACAGCTACCGACAGAACGCAGAGTTGTTTCGCCAGTTGGAGGATGACCAGCGCATTGACAACGCCTGGCGGGCTATTAACGACCCCAGCTTCAGCACCTTCAGGGACATGACCAACAAGGAGCTGGCCGATACCTTCAACATCAACTCACGGACAGTCGACCGCCTACGGGAGCTGCGTCGGCGCTGGGCTGCACGGGAGCAGGACATTGACTATGAAACAGAGCGTAGCAAGGCCAAGGAGGACGGCCAGCGGGGTATCCGGGCCTTCAACCAGGCGCTCGACGACTACTGCAGCCAGAACGCCATGGGGCTGTTCTCGCATGACTACGGCAGTCTTAAGCGGGAGCTTGGTCGGGGCACCACGGAGGCCGTCATGGAGGAACGTCAGTTGATTGCACGTACCGTCCCCGCCATCGTCCAGGATCTGAACAGCTTTGGTCTGGAGAGAATTGAGTCCATGCGTGCGGTATTGCGGGATGTTGACGCGATACTGGCCAAGGCCAAGACCTACTACGAAGCCTGCGAGCTGGCCGACGCCCGCTTCCTGGACAGCTCCAGCAGCAACCTAGAGCGCTACATCAGAAGCCAGGAGGTGGAACCGATGCTGCACAACGTGCTTGCCCCCATCGACGAGGAGCCCGACTTCTGA
- a CDS encoding BRO-N domain-containing protein: MSQVQKFSFGLMDLRVIEQDGQPWFVLKDVCDALGLRPTPSNGSYQGHYKRLAKDELSLAVVRLAPSNQTIRYKLVNESGLYKFVIRSDKPQAKAFQDWVTRVVLPAIRKDGAYVLGEEKVVTGEISEDELILRAMQAQQKKVERLVFERDRLAAQNLHLEKELTHLEQHTQQLLPAATVGQAVAKRKALGVVDFCRKLEVERMYCYELSRAVRANDWDSGDLRYGLAEADSVRGGSVRPTG, from the coding sequence GTGAGCCAGGTACAGAAATTCAGCTTCGGCCTCATGGACTTGCGCGTCATCGAGCAGGATGGCCAGCCGTGGTTCGTCCTGAAAGACGTCTGCGATGCCTTGGGACTCCGCCCAACCCCCAGTAACGGCTCTTACCAAGGCCACTACAAACGCCTTGCTAAGGACGAACTGTCACTGGCCGTCGTCCGACTGGCACCTAGTAACCAAACCATTAGATACAAGCTGGTCAACGAATCCGGCCTCTACAAGTTCGTCATCCGCTCCGACAAACCCCAGGCCAAAGCCTTCCAGGACTGGGTCACGCGGGTAGTCCTGCCAGCCATCCGCAAGGACGGCGCCTATGTCCTGGGCGAGGAGAAGGTAGTCACCGGGGAAATCTCCGAGGACGAACTGATCCTGCGCGCCATGCAGGCCCAGCAGAAGAAGGTCGAGCGGCTGGTCTTCGAGCGCGACCGCCTGGCCGCTCAGAACCTCCACCTGGAGAAAGAGCTGACTCACCTGGAACAGCACACCCAGCAGCTCCTCCCAGCGGCCACCGTGGGCCAGGCTGTCGCCAAGCGTAAGGCCCTGGGCGTGGTCGACTTCTGCCGCAAGCTGGAAGTTGAGCGTATGTACTGTTACGAGCTATCACGGGCAGTCAGGGCAAACGACTGGGATTCCGGTGATTTGCGCTACGGACTGGCTGAAGCCGATAGTGTCCGTGGCGGCAGTGTCCGCCCTACAGGCTGA
- a CDS encoding recombinase family protein, whose product MLVHAYLRASTAEQDASRAKQQLTEFAKERGHRIAGYYPENESGASLQRPKLFELLNNAEPGDVLLVEQVDRLSRLTEGDWKQLRSIIKAKDVRVVALDLPTSHQFLEKPNSDADAFTARILAAINDMLLDMLAAVARKDYDDRLRRQKQGIEKAKAERRYQGKAIDQDKHKRILACLAKGMSLRETAKATGTGTSTVIRAKKLQEQAAAGV is encoded by the coding sequence ATGCTCGTTCACGCCTACCTTCGAGCCAGCACCGCCGAACAGGACGCAAGCCGCGCCAAGCAGCAACTGACCGAGTTCGCCAAGGAGCGTGGCCACCGTATCGCCGGCTACTACCCCGAGAACGAAAGCGGGGCATCGCTGCAGCGGCCCAAGCTGTTCGAGCTGCTGAACAACGCCGAGCCAGGTGACGTCCTGCTGGTCGAGCAGGTCGACCGGCTATCACGCCTGACCGAGGGCGACTGGAAGCAGCTCCGCTCCATCATCAAGGCGAAGGACGTGCGCGTGGTCGCCCTGGACTTGCCGACCTCTCACCAGTTCCTGGAGAAGCCCAACAGCGACGCCGATGCCTTCACCGCCCGCATACTGGCAGCTATCAACGACATGCTCCTGGACATGCTCGCAGCCGTGGCCAGGAAGGACTACGACGACCGCCTACGACGTCAGAAGCAGGGTATCGAGAAGGCCAAGGCCGAACGCCGCTACCAGGGCAAGGCCATCGACCAGGACAAGCACAAGCGCATCCTGGCGTGCCTGGCCAAGGGCATGAGCCTCCGGGAGACAGCCAAGGCCACCGGCACCGGGACGTCCACCGTCATCCGGGCGAAGAAGCTCCAGGAACAAGCAGCAGCAGGCGTCTGA
- a CDS encoding DedA family protein codes for MEFIQLVIDFILNIDQHLTELTAAYGPWVYGILFLIVFCETGLVVTPFLPGDSLLFVAGAIALHGTLDVHLLVVLLIIAAILGDALNYSIGRFFGLRLFSNPESKIFRREHLALTRSFYARHGGKTIILARFVPIVRTFAPFVAGMSHMSYRRFAAYNVVGAILWVTSFTYAGYWFGNLPVIKNNLHYLIVGIILVSVLPSLFALLRQRMARPSTE; via the coding sequence ATGGAATTCATCCAGCTCGTCATCGACTTCATCCTCAACATCGATCAGCACCTGACCGAACTCACCGCCGCCTACGGGCCGTGGGTGTACGGCATCCTGTTCCTGATCGTGTTCTGCGAAACAGGCCTGGTGGTCACGCCCTTCCTGCCTGGTGATTCGCTGCTTTTCGTCGCTGGCGCCATCGCCCTGCACGGCACGCTCGACGTACACCTGCTGGTGGTACTGCTGATCATTGCGGCGATTCTCGGTGACGCCCTGAACTACAGCATCGGTCGTTTCTTCGGCCTGCGCCTGTTCAGCAATCCGGAGTCGAAGATCTTCCGCCGTGAGCATCTGGCGCTGACCCGCTCCTTCTATGCCCGCCATGGCGGCAAGACCATCATCCTCGCCCGTTTCGTGCCCATCGTGCGCACCTTCGCGCCCTTCGTCGCCGGCATGAGCCACATGAGCTACCGGCGCTTCGCGGCCTACAACGTGGTCGGCGCCATTCTCTGGGTGACTTCGTTCACCTACGCCGGCTACTGGTTCGGCAACCTGCCGGTGATCAAGAACAACCTGCACTACCTGATCGTCGGCATCATCCTCGTCTCGGTGCTGCCCAGCCTGTTCGCCCTGCTGCGCCAGCGCATGGCCCGACCAAGCACCGAGTAA
- a CDS encoding ABC transporter ATP-binding protein: MAEATPALEIRNLHKRYGDLEVLKGISLTARDGDVISILGSSGSGKSTFLRCINLLENPHQGQIFVAGEELKLKAAKNGDLIASDNKQINRLRSEIGFVFQNFNLWPHMSVLDNIIEAPRRVLGQSKAEAIEVAEALLAKVGIADKRHVYPNQLSGGQQQRAAIARTLAMQPKVILFDEPTSALDPEMVQEVLNVIRALADEGRTMLLVTHEMSFARQVSSEVVFLHQGLVEEQGPPAQVFDNPQSARCKQFMSSNR; encoded by the coding sequence ATGGCCGAGGCGACGCCCGCGCTGGAAATACGCAACCTGCACAAACGCTACGGCGACCTCGAAGTGCTCAAGGGCATCTCCCTGACGGCCAGAGACGGTGACGTGATCTCCATTCTCGGCTCCTCCGGTTCCGGCAAATCCACCTTCCTGCGCTGCATCAACCTGCTGGAAAACCCGCATCAGGGCCAGATCTTCGTTGCTGGCGAAGAGCTCAAGCTCAAGGCAGCGAAGAACGGCGACCTGATCGCTTCGGACAACAAGCAGATCAATCGCCTGCGCAGCGAGATCGGTTTCGTCTTCCAGAATTTCAATCTCTGGCCGCACATGAGCGTGCTCGACAACATCATCGAAGCACCGCGCCGCGTGCTCGGTCAGAGCAAGGCAGAAGCCATCGAAGTGGCCGAAGCACTGCTGGCCAAGGTCGGTATCGCCGACAAGCGCCACGTCTATCCCAATCAGCTATCCGGCGGCCAGCAGCAGCGCGCGGCCATCGCTCGCACCCTGGCCATGCAGCCGAAGGTGATCCTGTTCGACGAGCCGACTTCGGCGCTCGACCCGGAGATGGTACAAGAAGTGCTTAATGTGATTCGCGCGCTTGCCGATGAGGGTCGCACCATGCTGCTGGTTACCCATGAAATGAGTTTCGCTCGCCAGGTTTCCAGCGAGGTGGTGTTCCTCCACCAGGGCCTGGTCGAGGAACAAGGGCCACCCGCCCAGGTGTTCGACAACCCGCAATCGGCACGCTGTAAACAATTCATGTCCAGCAATCGCTAA
- a CDS encoding ABC transporter substrate-binding protein, producing the protein MQNYKKILLAAAATLAFGTSAVAADKLKLGTEGAYPPFNLIDSSGKVTGFDVEIGQALCAKMQAECEVVTSDWDGIIPALNAKKFDFLIASMSITEERQAAVDFTEPYYTNKLQFIAPKSADFKTDAGSLKGKVIGAQRATIAGTWLEDNLGKVVDIKLYDTQENAYLDLSSGRLDGVLADTFVNWEWLKSDAGKDFEFKGDPVFDNDKIGIAVRKGDALRERLNKALAEIIADGTYKQINDKYFPFSIY; encoded by the coding sequence ATGCAGAACTATAAGAAGATCCTGCTGGCCGCGGCCGCTACCCTGGCTTTCGGCACCAGCGCTGTCGCCGCTGACAAACTGAAACTCGGCACCGAAGGCGCCTACCCTCCCTTCAACCTGATCGACTCCAGTGGCAAGGTCACCGGTTTCGACGTGGAAATCGGCCAGGCCCTGTGCGCCAAGATGCAGGCCGAGTGCGAAGTGGTCACCTCCGACTGGGATGGCATCATCCCGGCCCTGAACGCCAAGAAGTTCGACTTCCTGATCGCCTCGATGTCGATCACCGAAGAGCGTCAGGCCGCGGTCGATTTCACCGAGCCCTACTACACCAACAAGCTGCAGTTCATTGCTCCCAAGTCGGCCGACTTCAAGACTGACGCCGGCAGCCTCAAGGGCAAGGTGATCGGTGCACAGCGCGCCACCATCGCCGGCACCTGGCTGGAAGACAACCTGGGCAAAGTGGTCGACATCAAGCTGTATGACACCCAGGAAAACGCCTACCTCGACCTGTCCTCGGGCCGCCTCGATGGCGTACTGGCCGACACCTTCGTCAACTGGGAATGGCTCAAGAGCGACGCCGGCAAGGACTTCGAATTCAAGGGCGACCCGGTATTCGACAACGACAAGATCGGCATCGCCGTACGCAAGGGCGACGCCCTGCGCGAGCGTCTGAACAAGGCTCTGGCCGAGATCATCGCTGACGGCACCTACAAGCAGATCAACGACAAGTACTTCCCGTTCAGCATCTACTGA
- a CDS encoding ABC transporter permease, whose product MIFDLQGFGPALAAGTLMTIQLALCALVLGLVLGLLGALAKTSPYKPLQWLGGSYSTIVRGVPELLWVLLIYFSTVNVLRALGESLGVGSLELSPFAAGVIALGLCFGAYATEVFRGAILAIPKGHREAGQALGMSKGRILWKLILPQMWRIALPGLGNLFMILMKDTALVSVVGLTEIMRQAQIAVTATKNPMTFFLVAAIIYLGLTIIAMIGLHFLEKKASRGFVRSNQ is encoded by the coding sequence ATGATTTTCGATCTCCAAGGATTCGGCCCAGCCCTGGCCGCCGGCACCCTGATGACTATTCAACTGGCGCTTTGCGCGCTGGTTTTAGGTCTGGTGCTCGGCCTGCTCGGCGCGCTGGCCAAGACTTCGCCGTACAAGCCGCTGCAGTGGCTCGGCGGCAGCTATTCCACCATCGTACGCGGCGTGCCCGAGCTGCTCTGGGTGCTGCTGATCTACTTCAGTACCGTCAACGTATTGCGCGCACTGGGCGAAAGCCTGGGCGTAGGTAGCCTGGAACTCAGTCCGTTCGCCGCGGGCGTCATCGCCCTCGGCCTGTGCTTTGGTGCCTATGCCACCGAGGTGTTCCGCGGCGCCATTCTGGCCATCCCCAAGGGGCATCGCGAAGCTGGCCAGGCACTCGGCATGTCCAAGGGTCGCATCCTGTGGAAATTGATCCTGCCGCAGATGTGGCGCATCGCCCTGCCCGGTCTGGGCAACCTGTTCATGATTCTGATGAAAGACACCGCCCTGGTATCGGTGGTCGGTCTGACCGAAATCATGCGCCAGGCACAGATCGCGGTCACTGCCACCAAGAATCCGATGACCTTCTTCCTGGTCGCCGCCATCATCTATCTGGGGCTGACCATCATTGCCATGATCGGCTTGCACTTCCTTGAGAAGAAAGCCTCACGCGGCTTCGTCAGGAGCAACCAATGA